From a single Porites lutea chromosome 10, jaPorLute2.1, whole genome shotgun sequence genomic region:
- the LOC140950877 gene encoding uncharacterized protein has protein sequence MSNPRPLPELLFTDRDPSVKKYSNIPVDWQNWDSYLKDLVCRCAKEAKVLNYQFFSIQFYGECWSGPDTGDTYNRAGLADTCITRDLKQRCDPSDPEECAGEKETNFVYSVELQVAEPACKVTFHKLGCYKDNEVLPRPLPKLMFTDRDHKSLLYSNIKIDWGKWDSYISDLVCRCAEKAAENNYRFFGLQFFGECWSGPDDEIQYNKIGRDYNKCLTRNYQTCAANPNANNLECIGTQKANYVYGIAKTQDPSCSVPFKFVGCYKDRIKKGVPRQLPILIFTDRDKSSKIYSGKPIDWGNWDTFIEDLVCRCAKEAKEKRYSHFGIQYYGECWSGPEAGEALAGQESPNKCVTKDFEKCEPNDTCVGKQNANAIYSV, from the exons ATGTCAAACCCAAGACCACTCCCAGAACTACTGTTTACAGATCGAGACCCGTCAGTGAAGAAGTACTCTAATATTCCTGTTGATTGGCAAAATTGGGACTCTTATCTGAAGGACCTTGTATGTCGCTGTGCAAAGGAAGCAAAAGTTCTCAATTATCAATTCTTTAGTATCCAGTTCTATG GTGAGTGTTGGTCCGGACCGGACACTGGAGACACGTACAACAGAGCTGGTCTAGCGGATACGTGCATTACACGTGACCTTAAGCAGCGGTGTGATCCTTCTGATCCTGAAGAATGTGCtggtgaaaaagaaacaaactttGTTTATAGTGTTGAATTACAAG TCGCTGAGCCCGCTTGTAAAGTGACTTTTCACAAACTTGGATGCTACAAAGACAACGAGGTGCTTCCCCGTCCGTTACCGAAATTGATGTTTACCGACCGTGATCACAAATCTTTACTTTATAGCAACATAAAAATTGATTGGGGCAAGTGGGATTCTTATATCTCAGACTTGGTTTGTAGATGCGCAGAGAAAGCAGCCGAGAACAACTATCGCTTTTTTGGTTTGCAGTTTTTTG GCGAATGCTGGTCAGGTCCAGATGATGAAATCCAATACAACAAAATTGGGCGTGATTATAACAAATGTTTGACCAGAAACTATCAGACATGCGCGGCCAATCCTAATGCAAACAACTTGGAATGTATTGGTACACAAAAGGCCAATTACGTATACGGCATCGCAAAAACTCAAG ATCCAAGTTGTTCAGTGCCCTTTAAGTTTGTTGGCTGCTACAAAGATCGCATAAAAAAGGGTGTACCCAGACAGCTTCCAATACTGATTTTTACAGACCGTGACAAGTCAAGCAAAATATATAGCGGTAAACCAATTGACTGGGGCAACTGGGACACCTTTATTGAAGACTTAGTTTGTCGCTGCGCAAAAGAAGCTAAGGAAAAGCGATATTCGCATTTTGGTATTCAATATTACG GAGAATGTTGGTCAGGACCCGAAGCAGGCGAGGCTCTTGCCGGCCAGGAGTCTCCAAACAAGTGCGTTACGAAGGATTTTGAAAAGTGTGAACCAAATGACACTTGTGTCGGAAAACAGAATGCCAATGCTATATACTcagtttaa